The following coding sequences lie in one Mycobacterium sp. Z3061 genomic window:
- a CDS encoding type II secretion system F family protein, translating into MSVAAVLLAVALLAGAGPSVVRARAGLPSRSFRPPAEGQRGPDPLGMASSLDVLAVCLLAGMAIATAASATAASAPPRLASVLRRAADLLALGADSSVAWSTPTGVSPADGQLDSLLRLARRSSTSGAALADGVAELAVQSRHDATAAAAAAAERAGVLIAGPLGLCFLPAFVCLGIVPVVAGLAGDVLQSGLI; encoded by the coding sequence ATGAGTGTCGCGGCGGTACTGCTGGCCGTTGCATTGCTGGCGGGCGCAGGCCCGTCGGTGGTACGCGCTCGTGCTGGGCTGCCGTCGAGGTCATTTCGCCCACCTGCGGAGGGTCAGCGTGGCCCGGACCCGCTGGGGATGGCTTCGAGCCTGGACGTGCTTGCGGTGTGCCTGCTGGCGGGTATGGCTATCGCGACGGCCGCGTCGGCGACCGCGGCCTCCGCGCCGCCGCGGCTGGCATCGGTGTTGCGGCGCGCCGCCGATTTGCTGGCGCTGGGTGCCGACTCGTCTGTTGCGTGGTCGACGCCGACGGGTGTGAGCCCCGCCGACGGGCAACTCGACAGCCTGTTGCGGCTGGCACGGCGATCGTCGACCTCGGGCGCCGCTCTCGCCGATGGTGTTGCCGAGCTCGCGGTGCAGTCTCGTCACGACGCAACGGCCGCGGCCGCGGCGGCCGCCGAGCGCGCCGGGGTGCTGATCGCGGGTCCGCTGGGTCTGTGTTTTCTGCCGGCTTTCGTGTGTCTCGGCATCGTTCCGGTGGTGGCCGGGTTAGCCGGCGATGTTCTGCAGTCGGGGTTGATATGA
- a CDS encoding type II secretion system F family protein, with amino-acid sequence MTGLQLSALLLSLALLVSSASPRARLISALPAGRRIVVGPRTVGWCCGGVCAAAAFVLPWTTVLSGALVSAVAGLRYRRRTRGRRGAEEGRTLEAALDVLVGELRVGVHPVHAFDVAAAETTGAVSAGMRVVAARARLGADVVAGLRAAAESSAQPQHWERLAACWQLANEHGLAIATLMRAAQRDIVERQRFSAVVGSGLAGARATAAILAGLPLLGLLLGQLIGARPVRFLFGGHAGGCFLMAGVTLTCVGLWWSDRIADRAAAA; translated from the coding sequence GTGACGGGGCTGCAACTTTCCGCGCTGCTGTTGTCGTTGGCGCTGCTGGTGTCATCGGCGTCGCCGCGAGCCAGACTGATTTCCGCGTTGCCGGCGGGCCGGCGAATTGTGGTCGGCCCGCGGACCGTCGGCTGGTGCTGCGGGGGTGTCTGCGCGGCGGCGGCTTTCGTGCTGCCGTGGACGACCGTCCTGTCGGGCGCTTTGGTGAGCGCCGTCGCCGGCCTCCGTTATCGGCGCCGTACCCGCGGTCGGCGCGGCGCCGAAGAAGGTCGGACGCTGGAAGCGGCCCTCGACGTGCTGGTCGGTGAGCTGCGAGTGGGCGTCCATCCGGTTCATGCGTTCGACGTTGCCGCCGCGGAGACCACCGGTGCGGTGTCGGCGGGGATGCGGGTGGTCGCGGCGCGGGCCCGGTTGGGCGCCGACGTCGTGGCTGGACTGCGTGCCGCGGCGGAATCATCGGCGCAGCCGCAACACTGGGAGCGCCTTGCGGCGTGCTGGCAGCTCGCCAACGAACACGGCCTGGCGATCGCCACGCTGATGCGCGCTGCTCAGCGCGATATTGTTGAGCGGCAACGGTTCTCGGCGGTAGTCGGGTCGGGTTTGGCCGGTGCCCGCGCTACTGCCGCCATCCTGGCGGGGTTGCCGCTGTTGGGTTTGTTGCTCGGCCAGCTGATCGGCGCCCGGCCGGTGCGGTTCCTGTTCGGTGGCCACGCGGGCGGATGCTTTCTGATGGCGGGCGTGACGCTGACCTGCGTTGGACTGTGGTGGTCGGACCGCATCGCCGATCGTGCGGCCGCGGCATGA
- a CDS encoding TadA family conjugal transfer-associated ATPase translates to MNGSLIERVRERLAAEPGPLRPAVVAAAIRAESGGILGDTEVLANLRLLQTELTGAGILDPLLRAGDTNDVLVTAPDEIWIDDRNGLHRSHIRFADEAAVRRLAQRLALAAGRRLDDAQPWVDGQLTGIGAGDFAVRLHAVLPPVAARGTCLSLRVLRPATQDLAALAAAGTVTRRAAELLSGIIAARLSFLVCGGTGAGKTTLLAAILGAVSPSERIICVEDAAELAPQHPHLVKLVARCANVEGAGEVTVRQLVRQALRMRPDRLVVGEVRGAEVVDLLAALNTGHEGGAGTLHANSPGEVPARLEALGALGGLDRGALHSQLAAAVQVLLHMTRDRTGRRRLGEIALLHRSESGLVRAITAWHADRGSGDAAAELDAALRTRIPA, encoded by the coding sequence ATGAACGGATCGTTGATCGAGCGGGTGAGGGAGCGGCTGGCCGCCGAGCCGGGTCCGCTGAGGCCCGCCGTGGTCGCCGCGGCGATCCGCGCCGAATCCGGCGGGATACTCGGCGACACAGAGGTGCTGGCTAATCTTCGGCTGCTGCAGACGGAACTGACCGGTGCCGGCATCCTCGATCCCTTGCTGCGCGCGGGCGACACCAACGACGTGCTGGTGACGGCACCGGACGAGATCTGGATAGATGATCGAAACGGTTTGCACCGCAGCCATATTCGATTTGCCGATGAGGCCGCCGTGCGGCGACTGGCGCAACGGCTGGCGTTAGCCGCCGGCCGGCGACTCGACGATGCGCAGCCGTGGGTGGACGGACAGCTGACCGGGATCGGAGCCGGCGATTTCGCGGTGCGGTTGCACGCCGTCCTGCCGCCGGTGGCGGCTCGGGGAACGTGCCTGTCATTGCGGGTACTCCGGCCGGCTACCCAGGACCTGGCGGCGCTGGCGGCCGCCGGCACCGTGACGCGACGGGCCGCCGAACTGCTGTCCGGCATCATTGCCGCACGGTTGTCATTCCTGGTCTGCGGCGGGACGGGGGCCGGCAAGACCACGTTGCTTGCGGCGATCCTGGGCGCCGTGTCGCCGAGCGAGCGGATCATATGCGTCGAGGACGCCGCCGAGCTTGCCCCGCAACATCCCCATCTGGTCAAGCTCGTCGCGCGATGCGCCAACGTCGAGGGCGCCGGCGAGGTCACGGTGCGCCAGCTCGTCCGCCAGGCGTTGCGGATGCGTCCCGACCGTCTCGTCGTCGGAGAAGTGCGGGGAGCCGAGGTGGTCGACCTGTTGGCCGCGCTCAACACGGGGCACGAGGGGGGAGCGGGCACCCTGCACGCCAACAGCCCGGGCGAGGTTCCGGCCCGGCTGGAGGCGCTGGGCGCACTCGGTGGGCTCGACCGCGGCGCGCTGCACAGCCAGCTCGCGGCCGCGGTTCAGGTGCTGCTGCACATGACCCGGGATCGGACCGGACGGCGACGACTCGGCGAGATCGCGCTGCTGCATCGATCCGAGAGTGGGCTGGTCCGGGCGATCACAGCGTGGCACGCGGACCGCGGCAGCGGGGACGCCGCCGCGGAGTTGGATGCGGCCCTGCGGACCAGGATTCCGGCGTGA
- the ssd gene encoding septum site-determining protein Ssd encodes MLAQPHLREEIDRVAAAVGLRVVHAGERSSVSRKSWSAAAAVVLDQQAAHRYGRAALPRRAHVSVLTSCDADAAAWASAVAVGAERVLQLPQQEQELVGELAEAAESARDDRRYGDGVAVIGGCGGAGASLLAAALAQTAGDALLLDLDPWGGGIDLLVGGESTPGLRWPDLALAGGRLNWPAIREALPQHQGVSVLSGTRRGTELEADPVAAIVEAGRRGGVTVVCDLPRRLTEATHAALDSVELVVLVSRCDVRACAAAAAVVPVLRAINPNLGLVVRGPAPGGLRAAEVADIAGAPLLASMRAEPGLAEQLERRGLRLGRRTALAAAARSVLAVLPSRRRAPAGSAA; translated from the coding sequence ATCCTGGCGCAGCCGCACCTGCGCGAGGAAATCGACCGGGTCGCCGCAGCCGTCGGGCTGCGGGTGGTGCATGCCGGCGAGCGAAGTTCGGTGAGCAGGAAGTCGTGGTCAGCGGCTGCGGCGGTGGTCCTCGATCAGCAGGCGGCGCACCGGTACGGCCGGGCCGCATTGCCGCGACGTGCCCACGTCAGCGTGTTGACCAGCTGCGACGCCGACGCCGCTGCCTGGGCGTCGGCGGTGGCCGTGGGCGCTGAGCGGGTGCTGCAGTTGCCGCAACAGGAACAGGAGCTGGTCGGCGAACTCGCCGAAGCCGCGGAGTCGGCGCGGGACGACCGCCGCTACGGCGACGGCGTGGCGGTCATCGGAGGCTGCGGCGGCGCGGGTGCCTCCCTGCTGGCCGCCGCACTCGCGCAGACCGCGGGCGACGCACTGCTGCTCGACCTCGACCCGTGGGGTGGTGGCATCGATCTGCTGGTGGGAGGGGAGTCCACACCCGGGTTGCGCTGGCCTGACCTGGCCCTTGCCGGTGGACGGCTGAATTGGCCGGCGATCCGCGAAGCGCTCCCGCAACACCAGGGAGTGAGCGTTCTGTCGGGTACCCGGAGGGGCACTGAGTTGGAGGCAGATCCGGTTGCGGCGATCGTGGAGGCGGGCCGCCGCGGCGGCGTCACCGTGGTGTGCGATCTTCCGCGGCGGTTGACTGAGGCGACCCATGCGGCCCTGGACAGTGTCGAGCTGGTTGTGCTGGTCAGTCGGTGTGACGTTCGGGCATGCGCGGCCGCTGCGGCTGTCGTACCGGTATTGCGGGCGATCAATCCCAATCTCGGACTGGTCGTCCGCGGGCCGGCGCCGGGGGGATTGCGCGCGGCCGAGGTCGCCGACATCGCGGGCGCGCCACTACTGGCATCGATGCGTGCCGAGCCGGGGTTGGCCGAGCAGCTGGAGCGCCGCGGACTGCGCTTGGGGCGCCGCACCGCGCTGGCTGCGGCGGCCCGCTCGGTGCTCGCCGTGTTGCCGAGCAGACGCCGGGCTCCCGCCGGGAGCGCGGCATGA
- a CDS encoding HAD-IB family hydrolase → MTAPDEAAPQQISPQTSEPALPSARTAAFFDLDKTIIAKSSTLAFSKPFFAQGLLNRRAVLKSSYAQFIFLLSGADHDQMDRMRTHLANMCTGWDVAQVKSIVGETLHDIVTPLVFAEAADLIAAHKLCGRDVVVVSASGEEIVGPIARALGATHAMATRMVVEDGKYTGEVGFYCYGEGKVQAIRELAAREGYPLEHCYAYSDSITDLPMLESVGHPSVVNPDRGLRREALERGWPVLSFSRPVSLRDRIPAPSGAAIATTAAVGVTAAAAGAVTYALLRRFAF, encoded by the coding sequence GTGACCGCCCCCGACGAGGCCGCGCCCCAGCAAATCTCGCCGCAAACATCGGAGCCGGCGCTGCCGAGTGCCCGCACCGCCGCCTTCTTCGACTTGGACAAGACCATCATCGCCAAGTCGAGCACCCTGGCGTTCAGCAAACCCTTCTTTGCGCAGGGTCTGCTTAACCGGCGAGCGGTGCTGAAGTCGAGCTACGCGCAGTTCATCTTCCTGCTTTCCGGCGCCGATCATGACCAGATGGATCGCATGCGCACCCACCTGGCGAACATGTGCACGGGCTGGGATGTCGCGCAGGTGAAATCGATCGTCGGCGAGACCCTGCACGACATCGTCACACCACTGGTGTTCGCCGAAGCCGCGGATCTGATCGCCGCACACAAGCTGTGCGGGCGTGACGTCGTCGTGGTGTCCGCGTCGGGGGAGGAAATCGTCGGGCCCATCGCCCGCGCCCTGGGCGCCACCCATGCGATGGCGACGCGGATGGTGGTGGAAGACGGAAAGTACACCGGCGAGGTCGGCTTCTACTGCTACGGCGAAGGCAAGGTGCAGGCGATCCGCGAGTTGGCCGCCCGCGAGGGTTACCCGCTCGAACACTGCTACGCGTATTCCGACTCGATCACCGACCTGCCGATGCTCGAGTCCGTGGGCCACCCGTCGGTCGTCAACCCCGACCGCGGCCTGCGCAGGGAAGCCCTCGAGCGGGGTTGGCCGGTGTTGTCGTTCTCACGACCCGTATCGCTGCGGGACCGGATCCCGGCACCCTCGGGCGCCGCGATCGCGACGACCGCCGCGGTCGGTGTCACCGCGGCGGCGGCGGGCGCGGTCACGTATGCCTTGTTGCGGCGCTTCGCTTTCTAG
- a CDS encoding oxidoreductase — MDLPGVAEASDRAREALGRAHRHRANLRGWPVTAAEASLRAARASSVLDGGPVRLDDVADAEGVSDPVFGGALRVAQALEGGGGALVAVWQKAPLQALARLHMLAAADLVDDERLGRPRVDPDIGRRLELLAEVVSRPTQASAPVVAAVAHGELLTLRPFGSADGVVARGVSRLVTIATGLDPHGLGVPEVNWMRQPAAYRDAAAKFASGTADGVAGWLVLCCRALRSGAQEALAIAEAVPRR; from the coding sequence ATGGATCTACCCGGCGTCGCCGAAGCAAGCGACCGGGCGCGCGAGGCGCTCGGTCGCGCGCACCGGCATCGGGCCAACCTGCGTGGCTGGCCCGTGACTGCCGCAGAGGCATCCCTGCGTGCGGCGCGGGCATCCTCGGTGCTCGACGGGGGCCCGGTGCGACTGGACGACGTCGCGGATGCTGAGGGCGTGAGCGATCCGGTGTTCGGCGGTGCGCTACGGGTGGCGCAGGCCCTGGAGGGCGGCGGGGGAGCACTTGTAGCGGTCTGGCAGAAGGCGCCACTGCAAGCACTCGCCCGGCTGCACATGCTCGCCGCCGCCGACCTGGTTGACGACGAACGGCTGGGCCGGCCGCGCGTCGATCCCGACATCGGCCGGCGGCTGGAGTTGCTCGCGGAGGTGGTCAGCCGACCCACTCAGGCGTCGGCGCCGGTGGTTGCTGCGGTGGCGCATGGCGAATTATTGACGCTGCGGCCCTTCGGCAGCGCCGACGGGGTGGTCGCACGCGGAGTGTCGCGTCTGGTCACCATCGCCACCGGGTTGGACCCGCACGGGCTCGGTGTGCCGGAGGTCAATTGGATGCGTCAGCCGGCCGCGTACCGCGACGCCGCGGCTAAGTTCGCATCGGGCACCGCCGACGGCGTGGCGGGCTGGCTGGTGCTGTGTTGCCGGGCGCTGAGGTCAGGCGCGCAGGAGGCGCTGGCGATTGCGGAGGCGGTGCCCCGGCGATAG
- a CDS encoding ABC transporter ATP-binding protein, producing MTGQALLAVEGLQVRFGTDEPVLRGVDLRVGRGQTVAVVGESGSGKSTTAAAILGLLSPGGRITAGRITFDGRDITGADRRLMRAIRGREIGYVPQDPMTNLNPVWKVGFQVREALRVNTDGRDARRRAVQLLADAGMPDPAKQAGRYPHQLSGGMCQRALIAIGLAGRPRLLIADEPTSALDVTVQRQVLDHLQRLTDELGTALLLITHDLALAAERAEQVVVIHRGKVVESGAAQSILREPAHEYTQRLVAAAPSVTARDRRSTEIRERVAAAAAEHAGMQDDIVVVSELTKTYPETRGLPWRRTEFLAVDRVSFRVRRASTLAIVGESGSGKSTVARMVLGLLQPTSGSVVFDGTDVNAVRQTLAFRRRIQPVFQNPYSSLDPMYSVFRAIEEPLRIHRVGDRRRREQTVRELLEQVALPSSVFHRLPRELSGGQRQRVAIARALALRPDVLVCDEAVSALDVLVQAQILDLLGELQANLGLTYLFISHDLAVVRQISDDVLVMRGGRVVEHAPADAVFTRPAHDYTRQLLEAIPGTPAGPR from the coding sequence ATGACGGGGCAGGCTCTGCTGGCGGTCGAGGGCCTGCAGGTGCGGTTCGGTACCGACGAACCGGTGCTGCGCGGCGTCGATCTCAGGGTCGGTCGCGGTCAGACCGTGGCCGTCGTCGGCGAATCCGGCTCCGGGAAGTCCACCACGGCGGCCGCGATCCTGGGGCTGCTGTCCCCGGGGGGACGAATCACCGCTGGGCGCATCACGTTCGACGGTCGCGATATCACCGGCGCCGACCGGCGGTTGATGCGCGCCATCAGAGGCCGCGAAATCGGTTACGTGCCACAGGATCCGATGACCAACCTCAATCCGGTGTGGAAGGTCGGGTTCCAGGTCCGGGAGGCGTTGCGCGTCAACACCGATGGCCGCGATGCGCGACGGCGCGCGGTGCAGTTACTGGCCGACGCCGGCATGCCGGACCCGGCCAAGCAGGCCGGACGATACCCTCACCAACTGTCCGGCGGCATGTGTCAGCGCGCGCTGATCGCGATCGGCCTGGCGGGGCGGCCCCGGTTGCTGATCGCCGATGAACCGACGTCGGCACTGGACGTCACCGTGCAGCGCCAGGTCCTCGACCACCTGCAGCGGCTCACGGATGAACTGGGTACCGCGTTGCTGCTCATCACCCACGACCTGGCGCTGGCCGCCGAGCGGGCTGAACAGGTGGTGGTCATCCACCGCGGCAAGGTGGTGGAATCCGGTGCCGCGCAGTCCATTCTGCGTGAGCCGGCGCACGAGTACACCCAGCGGCTGGTGGCCGCGGCGCCGTCTGTGACCGCACGCGACAGGCGCTCCACCGAGATCCGGGAGCGGGTGGCCGCCGCGGCGGCCGAACATGCCGGGATGCAGGACGACATCGTGGTGGTGTCGGAGCTGACGAAGACCTACCCGGAGACTCGCGGTCTGCCCTGGCGACGAACGGAATTCCTTGCGGTGGATAGAGTTTCGTTCCGGGTCCGGCGTGCCAGCACGCTGGCGATCGTGGGCGAATCCGGCTCCGGTAAGTCGACCGTGGCGCGGATGGTCCTGGGCCTGCTGCAACCGACCTCTGGCAGCGTCGTTTTCGACGGAACCGACGTCAACGCGGTGCGCCAGACGCTGGCCTTCCGCCGCCGGATTCAGCCGGTCTTCCAGAACCCGTACAGCAGTCTGGATCCGATGTACTCGGTGTTCCGTGCCATCGAGGAGCCACTCCGAATTCATCGGGTCGGCGATCGTCGCCGGCGTGAGCAGACGGTGCGCGAGCTGCTGGAGCAGGTGGCGTTGCCGTCGTCGGTGTTCCACCGACTGCCCCGCGAGCTTTCCGGGGGCCAGCGGCAGCGGGTCGCGATCGCGCGGGCGCTCGCGCTGCGGCCCGATGTCCTGGTCTGCGATGAGGCGGTGTCGGCGCTCGACGTGCTGGTGCAGGCGCAGATCCTCGACCTGCTGGGCGAGCTGCAGGCCAACCTTGGCCTCACCTACCTGTTCATCAGCCACGATCTGGCGGTGGTCCGGCAGATCTCCGATGACGTGCTGGTGATGCGAGGTGGTCGGGTGGTGGAGCACGCGCCTGCCGACGCGGTGTTCACCAGGCCCGCCCACGACTACACCCGGCAGCTTCTGGAGGCCATTCCCGGGACTCCGGCCGGACCCCGATAG
- a CDS encoding ABC transporter permease, whose protein sequence is MRRWTRGSVMYRRPKFLIAAALIVLILLVAAFPALFTGVDPGYADPAQSLLPPSAAHWFGTDLQGHDIYSRTIHGARASVTVGLGATLAVFVVGGTLGALAGFYGSWVDALVSRVTDVFFALPLLLAAIVLMQVMHHRTVWTVVAILALFGWPQVARIARSSVLEVRGSDYVLAAEALGLSRFRTLLRHVVPNAMGPVIAVSTIALGVFIVTEATLSYLGVGLPTSVVSWGGDISVAQMRLRAGSAILFYPAGALAITVLAFMMMGDALRDGLDPASRAWRA, encoded by the coding sequence ATGCGGCGCTGGACCCGCGGATCCGTTATGTATAGACGCCCCAAGTTCCTCATCGCGGCGGCGTTGATCGTGCTGATCCTGCTGGTTGCCGCGTTTCCGGCGTTGTTCACCGGCGTCGACCCCGGCTACGCCGATCCGGCCCAGAGCCTGCTGCCCCCGTCGGCGGCGCACTGGTTCGGTACCGACCTACAGGGCCACGACATCTATTCGCGGACCATTCACGGTGCGCGGGCCTCGGTCACCGTCGGGTTGGGCGCGACGCTGGCCGTGTTCGTCGTCGGGGGGACGCTGGGTGCGTTGGCGGGGTTCTACGGAAGCTGGGTCGACGCGTTGGTCTCCCGGGTCACCGACGTCTTCTTCGCACTGCCGTTGCTACTGGCGGCCATCGTGCTGATGCAGGTCATGCACCATCGCACGGTGTGGACCGTGGTCGCGATACTTGCCCTTTTCGGGTGGCCGCAGGTGGCACGCATCGCTCGCAGTTCGGTGCTCGAAGTCCGGGGCAGCGACTACGTGCTGGCGGCGGAGGCCTTGGGCCTGAGTCGTTTTCGAACGCTGCTCCGGCACGTGGTGCCCAATGCGATGGGCCCGGTGATCGCCGTGTCCACGATCGCGCTCGGCGTCTTCATCGTCACCGAAGCCACCCTGTCGTATCTCGGCGTTGGGCTGCCGACGTCGGTGGTGTCCTGGGGCGGGGACATCAGTGTGGCACAGATGCGGCTGCGGGCGGGCTCCGCGATTCTGTTCTATCCCGCTGGGGCCCTCGCGATTACGGTGCTGGCGTTCATGATGATGGGTGATGCGCTACGTGATGGGCTGGATCCGGCGTCACGGGCGTGGCGGGCATGA
- a CDS encoding ABC transporter permease — translation MGWYVLRRIALMIPVFLGATLLIYGMVFLLPGDPVAAIAGDRPLSPEVTAQLRARYHLDDPFLLQYLRYLGGLVHGDLGRAYSGLPVSAVLAHAFPVTIRLALIALVVEGVLGIGFGVIAGLRQGGIFDATVLVTGLVIIAIPIFVLGFLAQFVFGVRLGWAPVTVGGRATFGRLLLPGIVLGLVSFAYVVRLTRSAVAANAHSDYVRTATAKGLSRPRVVTVHILRNSLIPVVTFLGADLGALMGGAIVTEGIFNIHGVGGVLYQAVTRQEAPTVVSIVTVLVLIYLVSNLLVDLLYAALDPRIRYV, via the coding sequence ATGGGCTGGTACGTACTGCGCCGGATCGCCCTCATGATCCCGGTCTTCCTGGGTGCCACGCTGCTGATCTACGGCATGGTTTTTCTGCTGCCGGGTGACCCGGTCGCCGCGATCGCCGGCGATCGGCCGCTGAGCCCGGAGGTGACGGCCCAACTGCGCGCCCGCTACCACCTCGACGATCCGTTTCTGTTGCAGTATCTGCGCTATCTGGGTGGACTCGTGCATGGCGACCTGGGCCGCGCCTATTCCGGCCTGCCGGTCAGTGCTGTTCTGGCGCATGCCTTTCCGGTGACGATCCGGCTGGCTCTGATCGCACTGGTGGTGGAAGGCGTGCTGGGCATCGGGTTCGGGGTGATCGCCGGGCTGCGTCAGGGTGGCATCTTCGACGCCACTGTGTTGGTCACCGGGCTGGTCATCATCGCCATCCCGATTTTCGTGCTGGGATTTCTGGCGCAGTTCGTATTCGGCGTCAGGCTTGGCTGGGCACCGGTCACTGTCGGCGGCCGCGCCACGTTCGGGCGGTTGCTGCTGCCCGGAATCGTGCTGGGCCTGGTGTCGTTCGCCTACGTGGTGCGGTTGACGCGGTCCGCGGTCGCCGCCAACGCGCACTCCGACTACGTGCGGACCGCAACGGCCAAGGGGCTGTCCCGGCCCCGGGTGGTGACGGTCCACATCCTGCGCAACTCGCTGATCCCCGTGGTCACTTTTCTCGGTGCCGATCTCGGAGCACTGATGGGCGGCGCAATCGTCACCGAGGGGATCTTCAATATTCACGGCGTCGGTGGCGTGCTGTATCAGGCGGTCACCCGCCAGGAGGCGCCCACGGTCGTGTCGATCGTGACGGTGCTGGTGCTGATCTATCTGGTCAGCAATTTGTTGGTGGACCTGCTGTATGCGGCGCTGGACCCGCGGATCCGTTATGTATAG
- a CDS encoding ABC transporter substrate-binding protein: protein MMRTVLAALLVAGCLAGCGGGMLTPDAVVVNGGEPPNPLIPTGTNDSNGGRIVDRLFAGLVSYDSSGRPSLEVAQSIETPDNINYRIVLKPGWTFTDGSSVTAHSFVDAWNYGAAGVNAQLQQQFFSPIEGFDGLSQAPGDGKPTTMSGLRVVSDLEFTVLLRAPTIDFMLSLGHNAFYPLPSSAFRDMPAFGRHPVGDGPYKLADGLDGPAWEHNVKIDLVANPDYHGNRIPRNKGLRFEFYANLDTAYADLLSGNLDVLDTIPSSALTIYQRDLGGNAVKGPVAVSQSLDTPLRLRHFGGEEGRLRRLAISAAINRPQICQQIFNGTRSPARDFTASSLPGFDPDIPGNDALDFNPQRAQQLWAQANAISTWTGRYAIAYNADSGHQEWVDAVANSIKNTLGIDAVGAPQPTFAGFRTQITNRTIDSAFRAGWIGDYPSMIEFLAPLYATGAGSNDVGYSSPEFDAALKAAEAAPDLHQADVLANVAQRILLHDMPAVPLWYYISVIGWSSQVSNVKPTWNGLPDYEHIVKG, encoded by the coding sequence ATGATGCGGACGGTGCTGGCGGCCCTGTTGGTGGCCGGTTGCCTGGCTGGATGCGGCGGCGGGATGCTCACCCCCGACGCGGTGGTGGTCAACGGCGGCGAACCGCCCAACCCACTGATCCCGACCGGCACCAACGACAGCAACGGCGGCCGCATCGTCGACCGGCTGTTCGCCGGCCTGGTGTCCTACGACTCGTCCGGGCGGCCCTCGCTGGAAGTCGCGCAGTCGATCGAGACCCCCGACAACATCAACTACCGGATCGTCCTCAAACCGGGCTGGACATTCACTGACGGCTCTTCGGTGACGGCCCACTCGTTCGTCGACGCCTGGAATTACGGGGCGGCAGGGGTCAATGCCCAACTGCAGCAGCAGTTCTTCAGCCCGATTGAAGGATTCGACGGTCTGTCGCAGGCGCCCGGTGACGGCAAGCCGACCACCATGTCCGGGCTGCGCGTGGTGAGCGATCTCGAATTCACCGTGCTGTTGCGGGCGCCGACCATCGACTTCATGCTGAGCCTGGGCCACAACGCGTTTTATCCGTTGCCCTCCTCGGCTTTTCGCGATATGCCGGCTTTCGGTCGCCATCCGGTGGGCGACGGTCCCTACAAGTTGGCCGACGGTCTCGACGGGCCGGCATGGGAACACAACGTGAAGATCGACCTGGTGGCCAACCCCGACTACCACGGCAACCGCATACCCCGGAACAAGGGATTGCGGTTCGAGTTCTACGCCAACCTGGACACCGCCTACGCCGACCTGCTCTCGGGCAATCTCGATGTGCTGGACACGATTCCGTCCAGCGCGCTGACCATCTACCAGCGCGACCTGGGTGGCAATGCCGTCAAGGGACCGGTGGCCGTCAGTCAGTCTCTCGATACTCCGTTGCGGCTGCGGCATTTCGGTGGTGAGGAGGGGAGGCTGCGCCGGCTGGCGATATCGGCGGCCATCAACCGCCCGCAGATCTGCCAGCAGATTTTCAATGGAACACGCAGTCCAGCGCGCGATTTCACCGCAAGCTCGTTGCCGGGCTTCGATCCCGACATCCCCGGCAACGACGCGCTGGACTTCAACCCGCAACGGGCGCAGCAACTATGGGCGCAGGCTAACGCGATATCGACATGGACGGGCAGATACGCCATCGCCTACAACGCCGACAGCGGCCATCAGGAGTGGGTGGACGCGGTGGCCAACAGCATCAAGAACACGCTGGGCATCGACGCGGTCGGGGCACCGCAACCGACCTTCGCCGGGTTCCGCACCCAGATCACCAACCGCACCATCGACTCCGCGTTTCGCGCCGGCTGGATCGGCGACTATCCGTCGATGATCGAGTTCCTGGCGCCGCTGTACGCGACCGGCGCCGGATCCAACGACGTCGGATACTCCAGCCCGGAATTCGATGCCGCGCTGAAGGCTGCCGAGGCGGCGCCGGACCTGCACCAGGCGGACGTGCTGGCCAACGTGGCGCAACGAATCCTGTTGCACGACATGCCCGCCGTCCCGTTGTGGTACTACATCAGTGTCATCGGATGGTCGAGCCAGGTCAGCAACGTCAAGCCCACCTGGAACGGACTGCCCGACTACGAGCACATCGTGAAGGGCTGA